From the Lampris incognitus isolate fLamInc1 chromosome 10, fLamInc1.hap2, whole genome shotgun sequence genome, one window contains:
- the tnfsf14 gene encoding tumor necrosis factor ligand superfamily member 14: MAEGSEYYPSVYTLDSHAAPPPLPPRFDRQRRGARSTQTLMSLLVCLALCGMTIEACFIYRLYHPDPVDSPSTHKSTQEKEDPTPTENASPVILPSKPVAHLTDGERVRHGKQTLSWSMDANPLMYKMKYKEGRLVIQTEGYYYIYSKVFFVDTSAFQHSVNMVTPRYVGGHITLLQSRKYIQKTSTRAESNSYLGGVFHLNPGDAVFVSVSNTTLIIRSESYDNYFGAYMI; encoded by the exons ATGGCGGAAGGCAGCGAATATTATCCGTCTGTGTATACGCTGGACAGCCATGCTGCGCCCCCGCCGCTGCCCCCCAGATTTGACCGACAGCGACGTGGTGCCCGGTCGACCCAGACCCTGATGTCCCTCCTGGTATGCCTGGCATTGTGCGGCATGACCATAGAGGCCTGCTTCATCTATCGGCTCTACCACCCCGATCCT GTTGACTCGCCGTCTACCCACAAGTCTACCCAAG AGAAGGAAGATCCTACCCCGACTGAGAATGCAAGCCCCGTTATTCTGCCCTCCAAACCTGTTGCACACCTGACAG ATGGAGAAAGGGTACGCCACGGTAAGCAGACCCTGTCATGGAGCATGGACGCCAACCCGCTCATGTACAAGATGAAGTACAAAGAGGGGCGCCTTGTCATTCAGACGGAGGGCTACTACTACATCTATTCCAAGGTCTTCTTCGTGGACACGTCGGCATTTCAACACAGCGTCAATATGGTCACCCCGCGGTACGTCGGTGGGCATATCACCCTTCTGCAGTCCAGGAAATACATCCAGAAGACCAGCACGAGAGCCGAGTCCAACAGCTATCTGGGCGGAGTGTTTCATCTGAACCCGGGCGACGCGGTCTTTGTGTCGGTCAGCAACACCACGCTAATTATACGATCTGAGAGCTATGACAACTACTTCGGCGCATACATGATATAA